The nucleotide window TGATTGATGCAACGCAAATCGCATACCGAACTTTGGCATAAACTTTTCATTAATACGCTGTTTATTCGGGGCATAAGTACCTTGTACTTGAATATCGCCATCACCATTGATTATATAACTAAGGTGATAACTGGCGTCGTTAACAATAAGTTTGGCTTGAACATCTACCTGCACAAGCCCAGATGATAATTGTTTGACATCAACTGCGTGTACTTGCCTATACGCGGCTGCATTCATCCAGTTAGCCATGCGATCAACAAACTGGTTTCGGCTTTGGTTATTATTGACTGGTTTCCAAAAGTAGGGCGCTAATGGATTGACTAATAATTCTTGTTGACCGATTTGATAACTTATTAACTCACCACTTACTGCGTCAATAACCATCTTCTTATCGCCAGCTTGTACATTTATATACTCGTCAGTTTGGCTGACTTTCGCCTGTGCTTGATTCGTTTGTTTTATCTCGTGAAAGTTATAAGGTTTGAGCACAAATTGCTCAAAAGCAATTTCAAAGTCCGTGTCCGCCCACACTTCATCTTTATTCAAATGCACCGATAGCTGCAGCAGTAATTCTTCATCACCTTGATAGCCAGCAAGATCATAAGGCACCTCAAAATCACTATTTTGACCAGGCTTTAATGGCATTGAAAAATCCCCTTCAGCCAACAGCTTATGTTGAATTTTCACCTGCCAGCGAAATGTATACGCTTGTAGATCAGTAAAGTTAAAACGATTCATTATGTTAATGCGCATCGGCTGCTGCGTTTGCGTAAACAGAATATTTTGCTGAACCTTTTTGGCTTCATAATATGCCGGATAAGGCGTTCGGTCTGGTGCAACGATGCCATTCAATAAAAACTCAGCATCCGTTGGCTTATCACCAAAGTCTCCGCCATACGCCCATACTTCTCTTTTATTGTTTAGGGTAAGACGCTGCGGATTGTTGCCATAGCTAACCATGGCTGCATTCTTTACTCGGGCCAAGCCTTGATCAACCCAATCCCAAATCGCACCGCCTACATAGTTGTCATGGGCGTAAATCTTGTCCCAATGTTCTTGGAAGTTACCCAAAGAATTACCCATGGCGTGAGCGTATTCACGCTGGATAAACGGCTTGTTGAGTTTTTCTGATTTTTGCAAAAACTCATTTACGTTGTCAGTGGTACGATAGCTTCGTTCGACAAAGTCTGAGGCATTAATATCGGTATCGGACATGATTGGACGCGATTTATCGATAGCAAGTACGGCGTCTCGCATGGCCATAAAGTTTTGGCCTTTACCTCCTTCATTGCCAAGCGACCAGATAGCGATAGCGGTGTAATTTTTATTGGTGTGCACCATAGAGGTTGCTCTATCCACATGAGCTAAAGTCCAGTCGGGATTGTCACCAAGTATTTTGTTACGGGTTTTATAGCCATGACTTTCCTGATTTGCATCATCGAGAACATATAAGCCATATTGATTGGCGAGCTGATACCAGCGATGATCATTGGGATAATGACTGGTTCGCACCAAATTGAAATTACCCTGTTTGATCAATTCAATATCCAACTTCATGGTTTCAAGATCAACGTAACGACCGGTTCGCGGGTGGTGCTCGTGGCGGTTTACCCCTTTAATTTTGATGGATTTGCCATTCACCCAAAATTGATTATCTTCTATTTTCGTTTCTTTAAAGCCAAAGTCCCATGGTACATACTCAAGTACCTTGCCTTGTTTATCGACAACAGCCAATAATAACGAATAAAGGGTTGGCGATTCGGTACTCCACAATCTCACATTGTCAAAGTCGATGGCTAAAGAACCAAGTTGCTTGCCATTTCGGTGCATTGTTTTAGCATACTCCGTTGCAAGTATATGACCATCTGCAGAAAACACATTCAAAGTGAGCTGATAGTCATTGAAATCAATGCCCTCGAATTGACTTTTAAATTCAAAATCGAGATTAAATTTTGCATCCTGGTAATTATTGACAAGCTCGGTTTTTATTAGAAGATCATGCAAATACACTTTAGGTCGAGCGATCAGATTGACATCACGAAAGATACCACTGAATCGCCACATATCCTGACCTTCAAGGTAACTGCCATCAGACCAACGATAGACTTCTACCGCTAAATCATTTTCTCCAGCAATCACGTAGTCACTAATGTCAAATTCCGCTGGCGTCATGCTACCCTGACTGTAGCCCACTTTTTTCCCATTTACCCAAAGATAAAATGCCGATTTAACGCCTTGAAACTCAATAAAAACTTGTTTATCTAAAAGCCCCTCGTGCAAGCTGAATTTATGTTTGTAACTACCAACAGGATTGCGATCATAAAAATTGCTGTAGTGCTTTGGCGGCTCACTCATAACCCTTGGCTGATCTTTAGCGAATGGGTAAGGATGATTGGTATAAATTGGCCTGCCGTAGCCTTGCGTCTGCCAATTTCCAGGGACATCAATCTCATCCCATTCGCTGACGTCATAATGACGCTGATAAAAATCTAGCGGACGTTGGTCTGGCTGACCGACCCAATGAAACTTCCATTTTCCATTAAGCGACTGCACACGACTAGATTGTTGCTGACTTTGCGCCGCACTGCGTTGTGCAAATGGACGAAAAAAGGCATGTCCTTCGACTTTGTTGCGACTGATTAGTTGTGGATTTTCCCAATCATGCGTACTGCTCTGTGGCGTATTTGCTATAGCAACACCAGACAAAAAAAGAAAAATGGCAAAAAGATGAATATATTTAGCAAGCGACATGACATAGCCCAATGGTCATTATTTATTAGTTTCTTAAGACACCTATTAGCCATAATAGTCAGCCTTCTAAGCATCTTAATTTTGTTATTTGTAAATTAATCATATAAATACTATATTAATTGGCGAGGATATGAAAGGTTGGCAGTATTTAAAAATAACAACTGTCTCAAACTACAACTCATAGGCACCCAACAGTGCTATCAGAGCAAGATATACTCTAGGTAAAGTTAGCTTTTAATATCAACAAGGATCATAAACTCAAACTCATTCAGCACGGATATTTCACAAAGAAAAACCAAAATAGCTGAACATATAACAAAAATAATGAGGAACAGTAATGACCAAACAAATTAATTTAATGGTGGCCTCGATGCTGATGTATAGCAGCATTGTTAATGGCGCCACACAAATAGACATCAATGCCACAAGTATTAGCCATACAGTAAGTCCGCTCATTCAGGGCCAAGGGCTGGTTTATTCAGAAGAAGCGGATGTTATTTACGCCGACGGTACGATGGCACAACTGTTTCAGGATGTTGGTGCCGGCTTTTTACGTTGGCCAGGTGGCACAGTAGCCACCATGTATCACTGGAATGATTTAACTGGCGTAGGCTGGATTGATAAATGGGATCCTAATTACAACAGCAGCAATGATTCTGACCCTTCGGCCTATATGGATTTAGATGAGTACATTGCTTTGAGCCAAGCTGCTGACACAGAGCCTATGCTAGGCATTAATATGAGCTCAGGTATTGAATGGGATAGAGAAGCCGAAGCTTTGCAAGAAGCAAAAGACATGATCAGCTACTGTATCGCTCAAGGTTTTGATGTTAAATATTTCTACCTCGATAATGAGACTTATCATCACGGTAATGGCTATAACAAAGATAAAGACAATGATGGTGAAGCATGGACACCGCAATTGTACGCCGAACAAATCAATATTTACGCCGCTGCTATCAAGTCCTTAGTGCCAGATGCGGTTTTAATTGCCAATTGGACCGACAAAGTAAGAACCAATACCGCTGATTACACTACCATCATAAACGTCGCGGGCGATAACATTGATTATATTGATGTTCATTGGTACTGGAAGTGGGGAGTGTCAACCTGGGATGCGTGGAAAGCAAAAACGCCGATGGAAAACGAAACCGAATGGTACGACGGCGGTACCTTTATTGAAGAAATGCAATTTTTCGATTCGTTAACCACATCACTAGGCAAACCACACATTAAGCTTGCAGCATTGGAATGGAACATTGCACCAGGTGATCACAATACCAATCCTGAACACACCCCGTTTAAAACGGCATTGATGGCATCCGAAATGCAAATGCAATTTATTCAAGGCGGATTGGATTTAGGGGCTATGTGGACGACGCAATGGCAAAATAGTTCTACCGCTGAGTTTCAATTTTTGGTTAATTCTGATGACGGTTACGCCCCTAGTCCTATGGCGCACGTGTTTGAGCTATATAAATACAGCTTAAACGGTCACGTCGTCAGTACCAGCTCCACCGATGGACAAATAATGGCAACAACGGTGATCAAAGGCGATAAAGCCTATGTATATGTGCTGAGTAAACGAGATAACAGCGAGAATGCCGAGTTTAGCATCAGTGGTTATGATATTTTGTCCGTAGAAAGTGCCAAACGATTTACTGACCCGGGCGATGTGGTCAACATAGGTCTTTGGAACAATGCCAGTAATGGCAACTATATGGCCACCATATTAGCGAATACGTTAACCATGGTAGAATTCAATGTAGAGCCAGTAATTCCTGAAAACCTAATTAATAACGGCGACTTTGAATCAGGCCTTAGCAATTGGACCACCTGGAATAACCCCACAACCTCTAATTCTGACGCATTTGCCGGTAGTGCATCCGCTAAGTTCATCGATAAAGGCTCTATCAATCAGGTTGTTAACGTCTTGCCATCGACAACCTATACGTTGTCAGCCTTTATGAAAAGCAGTGATAGCAGTCAAAGATTAGTACTTGGCGTTAACGATGGCGTCAGTAATGAAGGTTTAGCCAGCGTCGACTCGTATGACACCAGCTATACCTTTAAACACCTCACCTTTACCACAGATGCCAACACAACATCGGTAAAAGTATATGCCTGGCAGCCACCAAGCAATAACGCCTCAGCTTTTATTGATGAGATAAAATTGAAGCCATTTAACGTCAGTATTGAAAATGGTGATTTTGAACAGGGACTAAGTTCATGGAATACATGGAATTCGGTCAATATTGATAGCTTACAGGCCTTTAATGGCGCTAACGCCTTACAATTAGATGGCAATGCGTCGGCCAACCAGTTCATCGTGGTCAAACCAAATACTAGCTATACGGTTTCTGCTTACGCCAAGGTCGAAGACAGCAACAATGCCAAAGTGGTGTTTGGCGTCAAAGATGGCGTGACCAACAGCACCATCGATAAAGTAGATATTTACGATAGCAGTTATACCAAGCAGCAAATTACGTTTACCACTGGCGCCACAACAGATACCTTAAAAATCTATTATTGGCGTCCACAAGCTGGTCAACAGGCTTCGTATCTTGATGACGTCAAGATAGTTGAAAATTTCTAGGTGACACTCACTAAGAGTATGAGCCTAATACACTGAGGGGAGCTGCTTGCTCCCCTCATAATTAAACCTTTAATAAGAATAATCTAACTAATGAAAGCAATAAAACCCTTCTTTATGGCGATTGCCTTTTTAGCGGCAAGCCAAGCAATTGCAGCGGACAAGCCCAATTTTATCGTTATATTAACCGATGATCAGGGCTATGCAGATGTCGGCTTCAATGGCAGCAAAGACATTCGTACACCTAACATTGATCGCATAGCCAATGAAGGGACAAAATTCAACAATGGATACGTGACTTACGCGGTTTGCGGGCCAAGTCGAGCCGGGTTACTGACCGGGCGATATCAAGGACGATTTGGCTTTGATCGCAACCCACACATGGATCCAAATGATATAAATGCCGGTGTGCCTCTGGAAGAAAAAATGATTTCAGAAGTATTAAATCCTGTTGGTTATACCTCCAGCATTATTGGTAAATGGCATATGGGCACCCATGAAAAATTACGCCCCAATCAACGTGGTTTTGACCACTTTTACGGATTTCTATCAGGTGGTCACAGATATTTCCCTGAAGATTTGATTTATCAAGATGTGGAGCAAGGCTTAGCTCAAGAAAATCCCAAAAAGCGTTGGTTGTCTTGGTATTACACCAAGATTTTAGAGAACGAAAAAGTTGTTGAAACCGATGAATACCTCACCGATGAATTATCCAACGAAGCGGTCGAATTTATTAAACGCGAACAAGATAATCCATTCTTTTTATACTTAGCCTACAACGCACCGCATGCGCCTATGCAAGCAACGCAAGAATTACTTGAGCGTAACAAACATATCCCTAAAGGTAAGCGACGCACCTATGCTGCTATGATAAGCGCCGTAGATGATGGCGTTGGTCGTATTCTCGATACGCTTGAACAACAAGGTATTGATGACAATACGCTAGTCATTTTTCTGTCTGACAATGGCGGACCGGAAACAAAAAATGGTTCCGATAACGGACTGTTACGCGGCGCAAAAGGTGATTACTTTGAAGGCGGTATTCACGTGCCATTTGCCATGCGTTGGCCCGGTACGATTCCACAAGGACAAGTATATGAACACCCGATTAGTTCACTGGATATCATGGCAACCTTTGCCGGTATAACAAACGCACCAATTGCCAAAGATAAGCCTCTAGACGGTGTTAACTTGCTGCCATATCTAACCGGTGAAGATAAAAGTGCGCCTCATGACATCTTATTTTGGCGTAATTTTGACAAAGGCATCCTAGCCGCAAGACAGGGTAAAGACAAAACCATTTTATTTAAACGCAAGGATCAAAAGCACTTATATGATTTAGACAATGATTTATCTGAAACAACGAACTTATATAAATCGAATACCGATACATTTGATAAACAAAATGAAGAGATGCAAGAATGGGAGTCTGAGTTAGCTGAAAAGCCTGCTTTTAAAGGTTTGATTATTGCAAAAAAAGAAAATCAAAAACAAACTAAAGCGTATAAAGCTGAGCAAAATAAAAATAAACAAAAAGGCAGTAAATAGTGCCTTGCAAGCCGGTAATTGAGCAACAAAATCGTTCTTGCTGTCAACCCAACAACGGGGTAGACCTGCAACGTCGAACACTGTTAAAACGTGTTAGTGCCGGCGTCGCTGCCATGTCGACTGGTGTGTCGATGCCCATTATGGCAGGCCCTTTTAATAGCGATAATGAATCTAAAAATGATTCTGAAGGACCTATTCCTGTTGATAAGAAGCTTGACCAACAGTGGTTAAAAACACTTGTTGTACGAGGTAAGCCAACGACATATCGTGGTTGGCAACAATTGCAATATATCGGTATGCCCGTCAGTGGTATAGGGACTGGCACCGTGTATGTTGGCGGTGATGGCAAGCTGTGGGTATGGGATATTTTTAATGAAAACCATGAAGGCGTAGTACCGCAGACATTTCAACATTCCGAATTAAGAAATGAACATGGTGATAGTGACATTAAAGCGCGAAACGGTGCCAATTATATAAACCCTCCTGCACAAACAAGTCCGTGGCACTTTAATCAAGGGTTTGCCATCACGATTGCTCAACACGGAGAACAACTAAGACGAACCTTAGATAATAATGGTTTTAGTGATATCAACTTTACCGGGCAAATGCCAATAGCCGAGGTACAATATAATGACCGTTATGCCAATACGTCGGTTTCATTAGAGGCGATGACGCCTTTCATTCCACTGGATAGTAATCGTTCGAGTTACCCTGCGACAATTATGCGCTATAAGATCACAAATGAAAGTGACGCTCCGATCGATATAGCGTTTGAAGCCTGGTCTGAAAACCCCGTTTTGCAGGGACGCGCGAATCACTATCGTGCCGAACTGGTAGCCACTGAGTTTTCCGACAAAAACGGCGCAGGATTTATCTGTGGTTGCAATGGCCAAAATACCGCGGCGCAACACACCATTAGCACACGTGCCGATTATGGCTCGTTTGCCTTGTATTGCCTAAACCGCAATGCTCAAGTCCGTTTAGATAAACGTAATGAAAATGGCATTGCTATTCATCAGGTCGAATCAAAATTGACCTTGGCGCCAGGGCAGACAGAGCACGTGACATTTATTGTTGCCTGGCATTTTGCCAACCAAAAAGCGCTGTGGAAAAAGCAGCATAGACAACACAAGCGTTGGTATGCGTCTAAATACAGCGATGCAATGGCTGTTGCACTCGATGTTGCTCAATCATTTGACCAATTGTATCGTTTAACTAAATTGTGGCGAGATAATTGGTTTGCTTCTTCTTTACCACACTGGCTACTTGAACGAACAATCATTCCAACCAATGCATTACAAACGAATACCTCATACCGATTAGATAACGGTCGTTTTTGGGCATGGGAGGGGATAGGCTGCTGCGCTGGCACCTGTGCTCATGTGTGGCATTACGCGCAAGCTGTGGGACGTTTGTTTCCCGATTTAGAGCGGGATTTGCGGGAGCGAACCGACTACGGTATTGGCCAAAAAAGTAACGGCGCAATATCTTTTCGTGGCGAATATGGAGAAAAAGATGCCACCGATGGTCAAGCAGGCATAATTTTAAGAACCTATCGTGAACATCAAATGAGTCGCGACAGTGCGTTTTTAAATCGCGTTTGGCCTAATGCCAAAAAAGCGATGCAATATCTCATTCTTGTTGATGCCAGAAATGGCATGCCTGACGGGATCCCTCAAGGTGAACAACACAACACCTTAGATGCAGAATGGTACGGTAAAATCCCGGTGCACGGATCCTTGTATATCGCAGCGCTTAGAGCCTGTATTGAAATGGCCAGCATTGTTGGCGATGATGAGTTTAAGACCCTTTGTACGGGCATTTATACATTAGGCAAACGCAACATTATTAAATTATTTAATGTTGAATATGGCTTTTTCACCCAACAAATTGATCCAAACCACACCAATGCCATAGGTATTGGCGATGGCTGCTATATTGACCAAGTCATGGGGCAATGGTGGGCTAGTCAGCTTAATCTTGGTCGACTCTACGACGGCGAGATTATAAGGGCTTCATTAAACAGTCTGTGGGATTATAACTTTTGCCCTGACGTTGGCCGGCTAAGGGACTCTATCGAAAATCCGAAAGCGAAAGGGCGAACATATGCGTTAGCCGGAGAAGCGGGTCTGGTGATGTGCACTTGGCCTAAAGGTGGACGAGCAGACGACTGGCAGCAGTATTGGCAATACGGTTACTTTAACGAGTGTATGACCGGTTTTGAATATCAAGTTGGCGGTCATATGATATGGGAGAGTGAGTATGACCCAGAGCTATTAACCAAAGGGCTGGCCATCACTCGCGCTGTCCACGACCGTTATCAGGGCGATAAAAGAAATCCGTTTAACGAAATAGAATGCTCCGATCATTACGCCAGAGCGATGGCTTCGTATGGGGTATTTTTAGCCGTATGCGGATTTGAATATGACGGACCAAAAAAACACATTGGATTCAAACCAAGGCTAGACAACAAGGGTTATTTTAAAGCTGCTTTTACCAGTGCTGATGGTTGGGGAAACTTTGAATGCAAAGACAATTTGGTGCGATTAAGCATTCTCTATGGTGAGTTAGAACTAGC belongs to Thalassotalea sp. HSM 43 and includes:
- a CDS encoding glycoside hydrolase family 2 TIM barrel-domain containing protein: MSLAKYIHLFAIFLFLSGVAIANTPQSSTHDWENPQLISRNKVEGHAFFRPFAQRSAAQSQQQSSRVQSLNGKWKFHWVGQPDQRPLDFYQRHYDVSEWDEIDVPGNWQTQGYGRPIYTNHPYPFAKDQPRVMSEPPKHYSNFYDRNPVGSYKHKFSLHEGLLDKQVFIEFQGVKSAFYLWVNGKKVGYSQGSMTPAEFDISDYVIAGENDLAVEVYRWSDGSYLEGQDMWRFSGIFRDVNLIARPKVYLHDLLIKTELVNNYQDAKFNLDFEFKSQFEGIDFNDYQLTLNVFSADGHILATEYAKTMHRNGKQLGSLAIDFDNVRLWSTESPTLYSLLLAVVDKQGKVLEYVPWDFGFKETKIEDNQFWVNGKSIKIKGVNRHEHHPRTGRYVDLETMKLDIELIKQGNFNLVRTSHYPNDHRWYQLANQYGLYVLDDANQESHGYKTRNKILGDNPDWTLAHVDRATSMVHTNKNYTAIAIWSLGNEGGKGQNFMAMRDAVLAIDKSRPIMSDTDINASDFVERSYRTTDNVNEFLQKSEKLNKPFIQREYAHAMGNSLGNFQEHWDKIYAHDNYVGGAIWDWVDQGLARVKNAAMVSYGNNPQRLTLNNKREVWAYGGDFGDKPTDAEFLLNGIVAPDRTPYPAYYEAKKVQQNILFTQTQQPMRINIMNRFNFTDLQAYTFRWQVKIQHKLLAEGDFSMPLKPGQNSDFEVPYDLAGYQGDEELLLQLSVHLNKDEVWADTDFEIAFEQFVLKPYNFHEIKQTNQAQAKVSQTDEYINVQAGDKKMVIDAVSGELISYQIGQQELLVNPLAPYFWKPVNNNQSRNQFVDRMANWMNAAAYRQVHAVDVKQLSSGLVQVDVQAKLIVNDASYHLSYIINGDGDIQVQGTYAPNKQRINEKFMPKFGMRFALHQSFDEISWYGRGPFENYPDRKTAARIGAYENTLMGFQVPYISATDSSNRSDIRFAAFANDHYRLHITGLQPFNFRAWPYDETDLYSVNDKNDKFSESARIRRKHYYDLPIRPYINVNLDLAIHGVGGDHSWGAETMDKYHVRADKDWQFGFILKAQKVKERNAK
- a CDS encoding carbohydrate binding domain-containing protein, producing the protein MTKQINLMVASMLMYSSIVNGATQIDINATSISHTVSPLIQGQGLVYSEEADVIYADGTMAQLFQDVGAGFLRWPGGTVATMYHWNDLTGVGWIDKWDPNYNSSNDSDPSAYMDLDEYIALSQAADTEPMLGINMSSGIEWDREAEALQEAKDMISYCIAQGFDVKYFYLDNETYHHGNGYNKDKDNDGEAWTPQLYAEQINIYAAAIKSLVPDAVLIANWTDKVRTNTADYTTIINVAGDNIDYIDVHWYWKWGVSTWDAWKAKTPMENETEWYDGGTFIEEMQFFDSLTTSLGKPHIKLAALEWNIAPGDHNTNPEHTPFKTALMASEMQMQFIQGGLDLGAMWTTQWQNSSTAEFQFLVNSDDGYAPSPMAHVFELYKYSLNGHVVSTSSTDGQIMATTVIKGDKAYVYVLSKRDNSENAEFSISGYDILSVESAKRFTDPGDVVNIGLWNNASNGNYMATILANTLTMVEFNVEPVIPENLINNGDFESGLSNWTTWNNPTTSNSDAFAGSASAKFIDKGSINQVVNVLPSTTYTLSAFMKSSDSSQRLVLGVNDGVSNEGLASVDSYDTSYTFKHLTFTTDANTTSVKVYAWQPPSNNASAFIDEIKLKPFNVSIENGDFEQGLSSWNTWNSVNIDSLQAFNGANALQLDGNASANQFIVVKPNTSYTVSAYAKVEDSNNAKVVFGVKDGVTNSTIDKVDIYDSSYTKQQITFTTGATTDTLKIYYWRPQAGQQASYLDDVKIVENF
- a CDS encoding sulfatase-like hydrolase/transferase, giving the protein MKAIKPFFMAIAFLAASQAIAADKPNFIVILTDDQGYADVGFNGSKDIRTPNIDRIANEGTKFNNGYVTYAVCGPSRAGLLTGRYQGRFGFDRNPHMDPNDINAGVPLEEKMISEVLNPVGYTSSIIGKWHMGTHEKLRPNQRGFDHFYGFLSGGHRYFPEDLIYQDVEQGLAQENPKKRWLSWYYTKILENEKVVETDEYLTDELSNEAVEFIKREQDNPFFLYLAYNAPHAPMQATQELLERNKHIPKGKRRTYAAMISAVDDGVGRILDTLEQQGIDDNTLVIFLSDNGGPETKNGSDNGLLRGAKGDYFEGGIHVPFAMRWPGTIPQGQVYEHPISSLDIMATFAGITNAPIAKDKPLDGVNLLPYLTGEDKSAPHDILFWRNFDKGILAARQGKDKTILFKRKDQKHLYDLDNDLSETTNLYKSNTDTFDKQNEEMQEWESELAEKPAFKGLIIAKKENQKQTKAYKAEQNKNKQKGSK
- a CDS encoding GH116 family glycosyl hydrolase; translation: MPCKPVIEQQNRSCCQPNNGVDLQRRTLLKRVSAGVAAMSTGVSMPIMAGPFNSDNESKNDSEGPIPVDKKLDQQWLKTLVVRGKPTTYRGWQQLQYIGMPVSGIGTGTVYVGGDGKLWVWDIFNENHEGVVPQTFQHSELRNEHGDSDIKARNGANYINPPAQTSPWHFNQGFAITIAQHGEQLRRTLDNNGFSDINFTGQMPIAEVQYNDRYANTSVSLEAMTPFIPLDSNRSSYPATIMRYKITNESDAPIDIAFEAWSENPVLQGRANHYRAELVATEFSDKNGAGFICGCNGQNTAAQHTISTRADYGSFALYCLNRNAQVRLDKRNENGIAIHQVESKLTLAPGQTEHVTFIVAWHFANQKALWKKQHRQHKRWYASKYSDAMAVALDVAQSFDQLYRLTKLWRDNWFASSLPHWLLERTIIPTNALQTNTSYRLDNGRFWAWEGIGCCAGTCAHVWHYAQAVGRLFPDLERDLRERTDYGIGQKSNGAISFRGEYGEKDATDGQAGIILRTYREHQMSRDSAFLNRVWPNAKKAMQYLILVDARNGMPDGIPQGEQHNTLDAEWYGKIPVHGSLYIAALRACIEMASIVGDDEFKTLCTGIYTLGKRNIIKLFNVEYGFFTQQIDPNHTNAIGIGDGCYIDQVMGQWWASQLNLGRLYDGEIIRASLNSLWDYNFCPDVGRLRDSIENPKAKGRTYALAGEAGLVMCTWPKGGRADDWQQYWQYGYFNECMTGFEYQVGGHMIWESEYDPELLTKGLAITRAVHDRYQGDKRNPFNEIECSDHYARAMASYGVFLAVCGFEYDGPKKHIGFKPRLDNKGYFKAAFTSADGWGNFECKDNLVRLSILYGELELATLSLRIKIKGLLKRHIETDFGDAVVSTKGADINVLFTQNIIVKSGQVLTFSLV